A region from the Lolium perenne isolate Kyuss_39 chromosome 4, Kyuss_2.0, whole genome shotgun sequence genome encodes:
- the LOC127297415 gene encoding uncharacterized protein: MLEELLIFTRGGLILWSSCRALGLASPLKGSPIDALIRSCLLEERAADAGFTQDNYALRWAFSNDLGLVFVAVYQRMLHLLYVDDLLAAVRKEFSQIYDPKRVDYDESGFTDVFRQLHLEAEARAEAMKKTRQQNTLPSARAPASGTGKKPSALGGRAGPQGGGGAGKKGGAESGKDDSDSSDSGKDHNNKLTNGSVKGHQNGGAATKDARSAADTGKENGDPNGGAFDVNTLRKKIGGKKGGKKDAPAVAKKAEPKKIVKKDRVWDDQPRKVGKLDFTDPADERGEEMVDKAIEHQGDSMMDKDEVLSSDSEDEDEEGEENAQAGQKKKGWFTSMFKSIAGNNVLEKADLQPALKALKDRLMTKNVAEEIAEKLCESVAASLEGKKLGSFTRISSTVQTAMEEALTRILTPRRSIDILRDVQAAKERGKPYVVVFVGVNGVGKSTNLAKVAYWLLQHNLSVMMAACDTFRSGAVEQLRTHARRLQIPIFEKGYEKDPAVVAKEAIQEATRNKSDVVLVDTAGRMQDNEPLMRALSKLINLNKPDLVLFVGEALVGNDAVDQLNKFNQKLADLSTVPTARLIDGILLTKFDTIDDKVGAALSMVYISGSPVMFVGCGQSYTDLKKLNVKSIVKTLLK; this comes from the exons ATGCTGGAGGAGCTGCTGATCTTCACGCGGGGCGGCCTCATCCTGTGGTCGTCCTGCCGAGCCCTCGGCCTGGCGTCACCCCTCAAGGGCTCGCCGATCGACGCGCTCATCCGCTCCTGCCTGCTGGAGGAGCGCGCCGCCGACGCGGGATTCACCCAGGACAACTACGCGCTCAGGTGGGCCTTCAGCAACGACCTGGGGCTCGTCTTCGTCGCAGTCTACCAGCGCATGCTGCACCTGCTCTACGTCGACGACCTGCTGGCCGCCGTGCGCAAGGAGTTCTCGCAGATCTACGATCCCAAGCGGGTGGACTATGATGAGAGTGGGTTTACGGATGTGTTCAGGCAGCTGCATCTCGAGGCCGAGGCGCGGGCAGAGGCCATGAAGAAGACTAGACAGCAGAACACCCTGCCCTCGGCACGTGCACCTGCTAGCGGCACCGGTAAGAAGCCCAGCGCTCTGGGTGGCCGTGCTGGTCCTCAGGGCGGCGGCGGTGCTGGGAAGAAGGGCGGCGCCGAGTCCGGGAAGGATGATTCTGATAGCAGCGACTCGGGCAAGGACCACAACAACAAACTGACTAACGGCAGCGTCAAGGGGCACCAGAACGGCGGTGCCGCCACCAAGGATGCCCGTTCTGCTGCTGACACCGGGAAGGAGAACGGGGACCCCAACGGCGGGGCCTTCGATGTGAATACCTTACGGAAGAAGATAGGGGGCAAGAAGGGGGGGAAGAAGGACGCCCCCGCCGTCGCCAAGAAGGCGGAGCCCAAGAAGATCGTCAAGAAGGACAGGGTCTGGGACGACCAGCCGCGCAAGGTCGGCAAGCTCGACTTCACGGACCCGGCCGACGAGAGAGGGGAGGAGATGGTGGACAAGGCGATTGAACACCAGGGGGATAGCATGATGGATAAGGATGAAGTGTTGAGCAGTGATAGtgaggatgaggatgaggaggGAGAGGAGAATGCCCAGGCTGGGCAGAAGAAGAAGGGGTGGTTCACCTCCATGTTTAAGAG CATTGCAGGTAACAATGTACTTGAGAAGGCTGATCTGCAACCTGCACTCAAAGCTCTTAAAGATAGGCTCATGACAAAGAATGTG GCTGAAGAAATTGCAGAGAAGCTTTGTGAATCAGTAGCAGCTAGCCTTGAGGGCAAGAAGCTAGGATCCTTCACAAGAATATCTTCTACTGTTCAG ACAGCTATGGAGGAGGCTCTAACTCGCATTTTAACTCCAAGGCGATCCATTGACATATTAAGAGATGTCCAGGCTGCCAAGGAGCGTGGCAAGCCATATGTCGTTGTCTTTGTTGGAGTGAATGGAGTTGGCAAATCTACTAATCTTGCAAAG GTTGCTTATTGGCTTCTTCAGCATAACCTCAGTGTAATGATGGCAGCATGTGATACCTTTAGATCTGGTGCTGTGGAGCAGTTGCGTACTCATGCCCGTAGGCTTCAG ATACCTATATTTGAGAAGGGATATGAAAAGGATCCGGCAGTTGTAGCAAAAGAAGCCATCCAGGAAGCCACTCGGAACAAATCAGATGTTGTTCTTGTTGATACAGCTGGGCGTATGCAG GATAATGAGCCACTCATGAGAGCACTCTCCAAGCTCATCAATCTCAACAAGCCAGACCTAGTTTTATTCGTGGGAGAAGCATTAGTTGGAAATGATGCTGTTGATCAACTTAACAAGTTTAATCAG AAATTAGCAGATCTTTCCACTGTTCCTACTGCTAGATTGATAGATGGTATCCTGCTCACCAAGTTTGACACCATCGATGACAAG GTTGGAGCTGCGCTGTCCATGGTTTACATATCTGGATCTCCGGTCATGTTCGTTGGATGTGGTCAGTCTTACACTGACCTGAAGAAGCTCAACGTGAAATCCATCGTGAAAACCCTCCTGAAGTGA